The genomic interval CTGGCCGACGCGGGCGTTGGCCTCGGCTATAACGTAAGCGATCTGCCCGGCCTGCGGCGCTGGACGGCCCTGTCGGAACTGCTGCAGGACCTGCGGCTGCGCCTGCGGGTGCCGCTGTGGGTCAGCGATCCGGACCTGCTCGGCGAGCGCGACGCGCTGCGCTTCCGATGGATGCTGGGCATCGTGGTCGGGCGTTGACCCTCAGCCTTCGAAGGCCACGGTGGCCAGCATTTCCTCGACGGTGGTTTCGCCGGCCAGCACGACCTCGCGGGCGGCCTCCTGCAGCGTCTGCATCCCCTCTTTGATCGCCTGCTCGCGCAGCGCGTCTTCGTCGATCGCGTCGCGGGCGGCCACGATCATGTGGCGAATGGCGCGGGAGAACCAGAGCGTCTCGGTGATCGCCCGCCGCCCCTTGTAGCCGACGCCTTTGCAGACCGGACAGCGCGGATTCTGGCCGGCTCTGTAAAACGTGGTGCGGGCGATCTGTTCTTCTGTAAAGCCGAGCCGCATCAGCAGCACCGGATCGGGATCCGGGTCCGGCACCCGGCACTTCGGACAGAGCTTCCGGATCAGGCGCTGGGCTACGACCAGGTTGATCGCGTAGGCAATCAGAAACGGCTCGATCCCCATCTTGTAGAGCCGGCTCACCGCACTGGGGGCGTCGTTCGTGTGCAGCGTCGAAAACGTCAGGTGCCCCGTGTTGGCCAGCTTGATGGCCAGCTCGGCCGTCTGGCGGTCGCGCATCTCACCGACCATCACGATGTCGGGGTCGTGCCGCAGGATGGCCCGCAGCGCGTCTTCCAGTCCCAGCTTGTGGCTCAGCTTGATCTGGCGCACGCCGGGGATGATATACTCGACCGGGTCTTCGACGGTCAGCACGTTTTTGCGCGGACTGACGACCTGGTGGAGGGCGGCGTAGAGCGTGGTGCTTTTACCGCTGCCGGTGGGACCGGTGACGATCACCATGCCGTAGGGCTGGCGGATCGCCCACTCGAAGCGCTCCAGCGCCCGCTCGGAAAGCCCGAGCAGCCGCAGGTCTTTGATGACCTTGCGGTCGTCGAGCACGCGGATGACGATCGACTCGGCGCGCACATCGAAGCTGGCCGTGGCGATCGGGAGCACGGAGACGCGGAAGCGGATGAGGTGGTCGTCGATCCAGCGCTGGATGAAACCATCCTGCGCTTTTTCCCGCTCGAAGCGGTCCACCCCACCCGCCTGGTCTTTCACCACGGCCAGAAACGCCTCGGGATGCACCTTGTCCTCCAGGTGCCAGCGGTGCAGCTCGCCGTCGATGCGGAAGTGAATTTCGACCTT from Rhodothermus marinus carries:
- a CDS encoding GspE/PulE family protein is translated as MSENRPHSEPLPFVEPSAAGDDVNEAEFSLTDLSDPVIIMLLFQELVREEQVRKAWEKWRQLDRDRRRPLWRVLTEIDGINPEVVYATAAEVYGFKTARIDRAQVLRFLRDQRQRFTQEQWNWMQRERVLPIGQEVDAERGVMRWLLATHDPTRPNLHRQIAWLGIDRFELRYAPASSIEQIFQEAFPRRNEYLERVQQEGSAVDLGMSYEENTELIDEESLEAEINRSKLINLFEATLVEAVRQGASDIHIFPNHDRKVEIHFRIDGELHRWHLEDKVHPEAFLAVVKDQAGGVDRFEREKAQDGFIQRWIDDHLIRFRVSVLPIATASFDVRAESIVIRVLDDRKVIKDLRLLGLSERALERFEWAIRQPYGMVIVTGPTGSGKSTTLYAALHQVVSPRKNVLTVEDPVEYIIPGVRQIKLSHKLGLEDALRAILRHDPDIVMVGEMRDRQTAELAIKLANTGHLTFSTLHTNDAPSAVSRLYKMGIEPFLIAYAINLVVAQRLIRKLCPKCRVPDPDPDPVLLMRLGFTEEQIARTTFYRAGQNPRCPVCKGVGYKGRRAITETLWFSRAIRHMIVAARDAIDEDALREQAIKEGMQTLQEAAREVVLAGETTVEEMLATVAFEG